TCGGGGTAACCGCGGACGTCCGCGACAAACCTCTGCGGCCCGAACTTATGCAACCTGTCCATGGCTCACGCGGTGAGGGCCGCGCGGAAGAGTTGCATGATCTCGTGCAGCAGCCGGGACACCTGCATCTGGCTGACACCGATCTCGGCGCCGATCTCGGCCTGGGTGCGATGTTCGACGAACCGCCGGTGCAGGATCAGCCGCGACCGGTCCGGCAGGTCGGCGACCACCGGCCGCAGTGCCTCGACGTCGTCGACGAGTTCGTAGGTGTCGCGTTCGTCCGCGATGGTGTTGGCCAGTGACAACGTCGGTGACGCGACGACGTTGGCATCGAGCGAGGTCGGGTGGAAGCAGCCCTGCGCCCGTTGGGCGTCGAGGATCTCGGCCACCGGGAGGTCGAGCGCGGTGGCGAGGTCGTCGGCGGTCGGCCAGCGCCGCAGCAGCAGGGCCAGTTCGCCCTCGGCTGCGTTGATCGCGGACTGCACGTCCTGGATGTTGCGAGGCGGCCGGACCAT
The Kribbella voronezhensis DNA segment above includes these coding regions:
- a CDS encoding sigma-70 family RNA polymerase sigma factor, whose translation is MAISDSVPQPSTSVRPPARPLRDQQATEVERLLRLAAGAPEYQKARLLEEAILAGLPMARTLAARYCRRGVDTEDVHQVACVGLVKAVRGYRPGDDTDFRSYALPTIRGEIRRYFRDRAWMVRPPRNIQDVQSAINAAEGELALLLRRWPTADDLATALDLPVAEILDAQRAQGCFHPTSLDANVVASPTLSLANTIADERDTYELVDDVEALRPVVADLPDRSRLILHRRFVEHRTQAEIGAEIGVSQMQVSRLLHEIMQLFRAALTA